The Euphorbia lathyris chromosome 8, ddEupLath1.1, whole genome shotgun sequence genome has a window encoding:
- the LOC136203783 gene encoding SPX domain-containing protein 2-like, with the protein MKFCKSLSVVIEDTLPDWRDQFLSYKELKKQLKLIYPMDGDKPANKRPRFESADDKTDGEVTKEVIDFVKLLEDEMEKFNSFIFEKEEDFVIKWKELQDRVEKAKDSNELITVGREIVDFHGEMVLLENYSALNYTGLVKILKKYDKRSGALIRLPFIQNVLQQPFFTTHVLNKLVNECETMLDRLFSRNESSSSNREEEKGGPSENNDGPPKVPKELSEIEYMESMYLKRTQSALQVSKEIRSGSSTVNMFSLPPLQSNAAK; encoded by the exons ATGAAGTTTTGCAAGAGCCTGAGCGTAGTGATAGAGGATACCTTACCTGATTGGAGAGACCAGTTTTTGTCCTATAAAGAATTAAAgaaacaactgaagctgatTTATCCTATGGACGGAGACAAGCCGGCGAATAAGCGGCCGAGATTCGAGTCAGCCGATGATAAAACAGATGGTGAGGTGACGAAGGAGGTCATCGATTTCGTTAAACTTTTGGAAGATGAGATGGAGAAGTTCAATTCGTTTATCTTTGAAAAAGAAGAGGATTTTGTAATCAAATGGAAG GAGTTGCAAGATAGGGTAGAAAAGGCCAAGGATTCAAATGAGTTGATAACAGTGGGGAGAGAGATTGTGGATTTTCATGGAGAGATGGTTTTGTTGGAAAATTACAGTGCTCTTAACTACACAG GACTAGTAAAGATACTAAAGAAATATGACAAACGAAGCGGAGCTCTGATTCGGCTACCATTTATACAAAACGTATTACAGCAACCATTTTTCACAACCCATGTCCTCAACAAGCTAGTAAACGAGTGCGAGACAATGCTCGATCGGCTCTTCTCCAGAAACGAATCATCGAGCTCAAACAGAGAGGAAGAAAAAGGGGGTCCTTCCGAAAACAATGATGGGCCTCCTAAAGTTCCGAAAGAACTTTCGGAGATCGAGTATATGGAGAGTATGTACTTGAAAAGAACTCAATCAGCATTGCAAGTCTCGAAGGAGATAAGAAGTGGAAGTTCAACTGTAAACATGTTTTCATTGCCTCCTTTGCAGAGTAATGCTGCCAAATAG